In the Drosophila takahashii strain IR98-3 E-12201 chromosome 3R, DtakHiC1v2, whole genome shotgun sequence genome, one interval contains:
- the Pp1-Y2 gene encoding serine/threonine-protein phosphatase alpha-2 isoform gives MSQQMTTMTDLNNIDQLILRIIDTRRLKQLNLTETDIRLLCTRSREVFMTQPMLLELSAPVKICGDIHGQFTDLLRLFDYGGYPPASNYLFLGDYVDRGKQSIETLCLLLAYKIKYPENFFLLRGNHESAGINRIYGFYDECKRRYTIKLWRTFVDCYSCMPVSAIVDEKIFCCHGGLSPDLLNMNQIGQLARPCDVPDKGLLCDLLWSDPDPKIMGWSDNDRGVSVTFGADIVGKFVHRHKFDLICRAHQVVEDGYEFFAKRQLITIFSAPNYCGEFDNAGAMMSVDETLMCSFYVLKPSKKPGLRKIHSKS, from the coding sequence ATGTCACAGCAAATGACGACCATGACTGACCTGAACAACATAGACCAGCTCATCCTGCGCATTATCGACACTCGTCGTCTCAAGCAGCTAAACTTGACCGAAACGGACATCCGGCTGTTGTGCACCAGGTCACGCGAAGTCTTTATGACGCAGCCCATGCTGCTCGAACTCTCTGCTCCTGTGAAGATCTGCGGGGATATTCATGGTCAGTTTACGGACCTTTTGCGTTTGTTCGATTATGGGGGATACCCGCCGGCCTCGAATTACCTATTTCTCGGAGACTATGTGGATCGCGGAAAGCAATCGATTGAAACCTTGTGCCTGCTGCTGgcctataaaataaaatacccgGAGAACTTTTTTCTGCTTCGCGGAAATCACGAGTCGGCAGGAATTAACAGGATATATGGATTCTACGATGAGTGCAAGCGGCGATACACGATAAAGCTTTGGCGTACTTTCGTGGACTGCTACAGTTGCATGCCGGTATCTGCGATCGTTGATGAGAAAATCTTCTGCTGTCACGGAGGTCTCAGTCCTGATCTGCTAAATATGAATCAGATTGGCCAGTTGGCGCGGCCATGTGACGTCCCGGATAAAGGTTTACTGTGCGATTTACTTTGGTCCGATCCGGATCCCAAGATAATGGGCTGGAGCGATAATGATCGAGGAGTCAGCGTGACCTTTGGGGCGGATATAGTGGGCAAGTTTGTGCACCGGCATAAATTCGACCTCATCTGTCGCGCCCATCAGGTTGTGGAAGATGGCTACGAGTTCTTTGCTAAGCGCCAACTAATCACCATATTCTCCGCGCCGAACTACTGCGGCGAATTCGACAATGCAGGCGCCATGATGTCGGTGGATGAGACGCTGATGTGCTCGTTCTACGTTCTCAAGCCCTCGAAAAAGCCTGGCTTGCGAAAGATCCACTCCAAGAGCTGA
- the LOC108064243 gene encoding lateral signaling target protein 2 homolog yields the protein MDTFRKWLNKPKADDKSLLARFFHADRSLTAVASELDSFDGRAEPDRCTRLVSRLRQNQDKVLAITNLIMEELLGEDRDPRAFRAKFPEEVLQENLAGQLWFGAECLAAGSSIMNRESESKEMRPLAQAVTKSLGNVRVLLRDQCLKNNVPNSKTLHLDLNDSTTEQLYESLKIFDRLFAEFELSYVSAMVQVKSRHEYEMQQWIGVLFSETLQRALKIGLLDQDMVDAFDPGLMFSIPRLAIVAGLVVYAKGPLNMDMPGDQLSEMFRPFRTILIKIRDLLRNLNNQELYQLEKLLCTNEDINTKVPLGSSSIEAPSPEHSSNPTTSSSQNHTNNNISSTATTTATTGTTNTHRTVERLVDQRNNNNSNISTTPVVEEATLRSPSMLSLSPTSTPTASPAPSPTPSHSIASTSSAATSSTNPPADWSDGDDEEDEDDEDIDEDEEDLESSDDDTDEEQLLKDIVAADCASGYLIPNTNLGNLLQPQEVPLTDNFVASEDDEYGTGEQHQGRAAEEEEEEPSTSAAMLAATRTLQRLRLPSSDSTDPLAEPTTIKASEEQMQQPALSSGRHSQRYHQRHHHHHQHHHHHHQHHSHQQHHHRQTHPHPHRTTRSGRKRCSLEAPEAEASQPEREQNLASGDTSAASSLSDDVSLAMRNTTARLKFKSTENLLHRLFVCIAGVADQLQTNFASDLRQILRSVFLMNMSSAQEEIDIPEKTKESELFEFRASENDVIQESAGSNQSIYSAEEVNPELDNVFSAGGGQATGQRHSAGASMQRNNTIDLASQPASEGGSPSGAAMVTSRSHVTRSRSLGDQEAASSVASLRQQEQQEQQQQLQIQLQRQRNNSVGSNTPSSASSTSSSSEQNSPVSAPRSGSRRRLQSNNETQMPSSATLSPPAWIPDGKAPRCMACQTPFTAFRRRHHCRNCGGVFCGVCSNASAPLPKYGLTKAVRVCRDCYVREVRSGIQGVGVQGVQSVQSVQASAS from the exons ATGGACACGTTTCGCAAATGGCTGAACAAACCCAAG gcTGATGACAAATCACTGCTGGCCCGCTTCTTTCATGCGGATCGATCCCTCACAGCGGTGGCCAGCGAATTGGACAGCTTCGATGGACGAGCGGAACCGGATAGATGCACCAGACTGGTCAGCAGATTGCGACAGAATCAG GACAAAGTGCTGGCCATCACGAACTTGATAATGGAGGAGCTGCTCGGCGAAGATCGCGATCCTCGCGCCTTTCGCGCCAAGTTTCCCGAGGAGGTGCTGCAGGAGAATCTGGCCGGGCAGCTGTGGTTCGGCGCCGAGTGCCTGGCGGCTGGGTCCTCGATCATGAACCGGGAGTCGGAGAGCAAGGAGATGCGCCCCTTGGCCCAGGCGGTGACCAAGAGCCTGGGCAATGTGCGTGTGCTGCTCAGGGATCAGTGTCTGAAGAACAATGTACCGAATAGCAAGACACTGCATCTGGATCTGAATGATTCCACCACTGAGCAGCTGTACGAGAGTCTAAAGATCTTCGACCGACTCTTTGCCGAGTTCGAATTGAGCTATGTGAGCGCCATGGTGCAGGTGAAGTCGCGTCATGAGTACGAGATGCAGCAGTGGATAGGTGTGCTCTTCTCGGAGACACTGCAGCGAGCTCTGAAGATCGGACTGCTCGACCAGGACATGGTGGATGCCTTCGATCCGGGCCTGATGTTCTCCATTCCGCGGCTGGCCATTGTTGCCGGTTTGGTGGTCTATGCCAAGGGACCACTTAACATGGATATGCCCGGTGATCAGCTCTCCGAGATGTTCCGTCCCTTCCGCACCATTCTCATCAAGATTCGCGATCTCCTGCGCAACCTCAACAACCAGGAACTGTATCAGCTGGAGAAGCTGCTGTGCACCAATGAGGATATCAACACTAAG gTGCCCCTTGGTTCCAGCAGCATTGAGGCGCCCAGTCCGGAGCACAGCTCCAATCCTACGACGAGCAGCAGTCAAAAccacaccaacaacaacatcagtaGCACAGCCACCACCACAGCAACCACGGGGACAACGAATACGCACAGGACTGTGGAGCGGCTGGTGGATCAGCgaaacaacaataatagcaACATTAGTACCACTCCCGTCGTGGAGGAAGCTACATTGCGCTCTCCGTCCATGTTGTCGCTGTCGCCCACCAGCACGCCCACCGCCTCGCCCGCCCCCTCGCCCACGCCCTCGCACTCGATAGCCTCCACTTCATCGGCGGCCACCAGCTCCACAAATCCCCCGGCGGACTGGAGCGATGGCGATgatgaggaggacgaggatgaCGAGGATatcgatgaggatgaggaggatCTAGAAAGCAGCGACGATGACACGGACGAGGAGCAGCTGCTCAAGGACATTGTGGCCGCTGACTGTGCCTCCGGTTACCTCATACCCAACACCAATTTAGGGAATTTGCTGCAGCCCCAGGAGGTTCCTCTCACGGACAACTTCGTGGCCAGCGAAGATGACGAGTACGGAACGGGGGAGCAGCACCAGGGTCGCgccgccgaggaggaggaggaggagcccaGCACCAGTGCTGCCATGCTGGCGGCCACCCGCACTTTGCAGCGGCTGCGCCTGCCCAGCAGCGACAGCACCGATCCTCTGGCCGAGCCCACGACAATCAAGGCGTCCGAGGAGCAGATGCAGCAGCCAGCCCTGTCCAGCGGACGTCACAGTCAGCGGTATCATCAACGGcaccaccatcaccaccagcaccaccatcatcatcaccagCATCACTCAcatcagcagcaccaccaccggcAGACGCATCCCCATCCGCATCGCACAACGCGCAGTGGTCGCAAGCGTTGCAGCCTGGAGGCGCCGGAGGCGGAGGCCAGTCAGCCGGAGAGGGAGCAGAACCTGGCCAGCGGCGATACCAGTGCCGCCTCCTCGCTTTCGGACGACGTGTCGCTGGCCATGCGCAACACCACGGCGCGGCTCAAGTTCAA GAGCACCGAGAACCTGCTGCACCGCCTGTTTGTCTGCATCGCCGGCGTTGCTGACCAGCTGCAAACGAACTTCGCCTCCGATCTGCGCCAGATTCTGCGCAGCGTGTTCCTCATGAACATGTCGTCCGCCCAGGAGGAGATCGACATACCGGAAAAGACAAAGGAGTCGGAGCTGTTCGAGTTCCGGGCCTCCGAGAACGATGTGATACAGGAGAGCGCCGGCTCCAACCAAAGCATTTACTCAGCGGAGGAGGTGAATCCCGAGCTGGACAATGTGTTCAGCGCCGGTGGTGGTCAGGCCACTGGCCAGCGCCATTCCGCCGGCGCCAGTATGCAGCGAAATAATACCATCGATCTGGCGAGTCAGCCTGCTAGCGAAGGAGGAAGTCCCAGTGGAGCAGCGATGGTTACGAGCCGATCACATGTGACGCGCAGCCGGAGTCTCGGGGATCAGGAGGCGGCCAGTTCGGTAGCCAGTTTGcgtcagcaggagcagcaagagcagcagcagcagttgcagatTCAGCTGCAGCGGCAGCGCAACAATTCCGTGGGCAGCAACACGCCCTCCAGCGCCTCCTCCACGAGCTCCAGCTCCGAGCAGAATTCCCCGGTGAGCGCCCCAAGGAGCGGCAGTCGCCGGCGCCTGCAGAGCAACAACGAAACCCAGATGCCCTCGTCGGCCACACTGTCGCCGCCCGCTTGGATTCCCGACGGCAAGGCACCGCGTTGCATGGCCTGCCAGACGCCCTTCACTGCCTTCCGGCGGCGTCACCATTGTCGCAACTGCGGCGGCGTCTTTTGCGGCGTCTGCTCGAATGCCTCAGCTCCGCTACCTAAATACGGACTGACCAAGGCGGTGCGCGTCTGCCGCGATTGCTATGTGCGCGAGGTGCGCTCGGGAATCCAGGGCGTCGGCGTCCAGGGAGTCCAGAGTGTCCAGAGCGTCCAGGCCTCCGCCTCTTAG
- the Men-b gene encoding NADP-dependent malic enzyme isoform X1: protein MFSRPSLCGTVGKLCRCGTSATGKTTVAAATVPAARHYHEVVGDIICPSQVRGIDHIRDPRLNKGLAFTLEERQTLGIHGLQPARFKTQEEQLQLCKIAVNRYTEPLNKYLYLSDLYDRNERLFFRFLSENIEDLMPIVYTPTVGLACQRFGLIYRRPHGLFITYNDRGHIFDVMKNWPEPNVRAICVTDGERILGLGDLGACGMGIPVGKLALYTALAGIKPHQCLPILVDVGTNNIDLLEDPLYVGLRQKRVVGREYDDFIDEFMEAVVQRYGQNTLIQFEDFGNHNAFRFLDKYRNTYCTFNDDIQGTASVAVAGLYASKRITGKSFKDYTFLFAGAGEAAIGIADLTVKAMVEDGVPIEEAYNRIYMVDIDGLLTKSRKVGNLDGHKIHYAKDINPMADLAEIVSTIKPSVLIGASAAAGIFTPEILRTMADNNERPVVFALSNPTSKAECTAEDAYKHTDARVIFSSGSPFPPVQVGDKTFYPGQGNNAYIFPGVGLGVICTGTHHIPDEMFLIAAQELANFVEPSDIERGSLYPPLSSIREVSMNIAVGVTKCAYDRGLASTYPEPQDKRKWLENQLYNFNYESSMPASWVWPRMPYIKTRELVPTKLYGKQKSEELM from the exons atgttctcacGACCCAG CTTGTGCGGAACTGTGGGCAAATTGTGCCGATGCGGCACTTCAGCAACAGGAAAAACTACAGTGGCAGCCGCAACAGTTCCCGCCGCCCGGCATTATCATGAGGTGGTCGGCGATATCATCTGCCCCTCCCAGGTGCGGGGAATAGACCACATCCGTGATCCACGACTCAACAAG ggCTTGGCCTTCACCCTGGAGGAGCGCCAGACTCTCGGCATCCATGGACTGCAGCCGGCGAGGTTCAAGAcccaggaggagcagctgcagctctGCAAGATCGCGGTGAACAGGTACACGGAACCTTTGAACAAGTACCTCTATCTGAGCGATCTGTACGATCGTAACGAGCGGCTCTTCTTCCGCTTCCTCTCGGAGAACATCGAGGATCTGATGCCCATCGTCTACACGCCCACAGTGGGTTTGGCTTGCCAGCGCTTTGGCCTGATCTACAGGCGTCCCCATGGTCTGTTCATCACCTACAACGATCGCGGACACATCTTCGATGTGATGAAGAACTGGCCGGAGCCGAATGTCCGTGCCATCTGCGTGACGGATGGCGAGCGCATCCTGGGACTGGGAGATTTGGGTGCCTGCGGCATGGGCATTCCCGTGGGCAAGCTGGCCTTGTACACGGCTCTGGCCGGAATCAAACCCCACCAGTGCCTCCCCATCTTGGTGGACGTGGGCACCAACAACATCGATCTGCTGGAGGATCCCCTGTACGTGGGTCTGCGTCAGAAGCGAGTGGTTGGACGGGAGTACGACGACTTCATCGACGAGTTCATGGAGGCGGTGGTGCAGCGTTATGGCCAGAACACCCTCATCCAGTTCGAGGACTTTGGCAACCACAATGCATTTAGGTTCTTGGACAAGTACCGCAACACCTACTGCACCTTCAACGACGACATCCAGGGCACAGCCTCCGTGGCCGTCGCTGGATTGTATGCCTCCAAGCGTATCACCGGCAAGTCCTTCAAGGACTACACCTTCCTGTTCGCCGGTGCCGGTGAGGCGGCCATCGGCATCGCCGATCTCACGGTCAAGGCCATGGTGGAGGATGGCGTGCCCATCGAGGAGGCCTACAACCGAATTTACATGGTGGATATCGACGGTCTGCTAACCAAGAGCCGCAAGGTGGGCAACCTGGATGGCCACAAGATTCACTACGCCAAGGACATCAATCCCATGGCCGATCTCGCCGAGATTGTCTCGACCATCAAGCCCAGT GTGCTTATtggtgcttctgctgctgccggcATTTTCACACCTGAGATCCTGCGCACCATGGCGGATAACAACGAGAGGCCCGTGGTGTTCGCCCTGTCCAATCCCACCAGCAAGGCTGAGTGCACCGCCGAGGATGCCTACAAGCACACAGAT GCTCGCGTCATCTTCTCGTCGGGCTCTCCCTTCCCACCGGTGCAGGTCGGCGACAAGACCTTCTATCCGGGACAGGGCAACAACGCCTACATCTTCCCCGGCGTCGGTTTGGGCGTGATCTGCACGGGCACCCATCACATACCCGACGAAATGTTCCTCATCGCCGCCCAGGAGCTGGCCAACTTCGTGGAGCCCAGCGACATTGAGCGCGGATCGCTGTATCCTCCGCTTTCCAGCATCCGCGAGGTGTCGATGAACATTGCCGTTGGCGTGACCAAGTGTGCCTACGATAGAG gCCTGGCATCCACCTATCCTGAGCCGCAGGACAAGCGCAAGTGGCTGGAGAACCAGCTGTACAACTTCAACTACGAGAGCTCCATGCCGGCTTCTTGGGTCTGGCCGAGGATGCCCTACATTAAGACTCGTGAATTAGTGCCCACAAAACTCTATGGAAAACAAA
- the Men-b gene encoding NADP-dependent malic enzyme isoform X2, which produces MFSRPSLCGTVGKLCRCGTSATGKTTVAAATVPAARHYHEVVGDIICPSQVRGIDHIRDPRLNKGLAFTLEERQTLGIHGLQPARFKTQEEQLQLCKIAVNRYTEPLNKYLYLSDLYDRNERLFFRFLSENIEDLMPIVYTPTVGLACQRFGLIYRRPHGLFITYNDRGHIFDVMKNWPEPNVRAICVTDGERILGLGDLGACGMGIPVGKLALYTALAGIKPHQCLPILVDVGTNNIDLLEDPLYVGLRQKRVVGREYDDFIDEFMEAVVQRYGQNTLIQFEDFGNHNAFRFLDKYRNTYCTFNDDIQGTASVAVAGLYASKRITGKSFKDYTFLFAGAGEAAIGIADLTVKAMVEDGVPIEEAYNRIYMVDIDGLLTKSRKVGNLDGHKIHYAKDINPMADLAEIVSTIKPSVLIGASAAAGIFTPEILRTMADNNERPVVFALSNPTSKAECTAEDAYKHTDARVIFSSGSPFPPVQVGDKTFYPGQGNNAYIFPGVGLGVICTGTHHIPDEMFLIAAQELANFVEPSDIERGSLYPPLSSIREVSMNIAVGVTKCAYDRGLASTYPEPQDKRKWLENQLYNFNYESSMPASWVWPRMPYIKTREESPLIAAIK; this is translated from the exons atgttctcacGACCCAG CTTGTGCGGAACTGTGGGCAAATTGTGCCGATGCGGCACTTCAGCAACAGGAAAAACTACAGTGGCAGCCGCAACAGTTCCCGCCGCCCGGCATTATCATGAGGTGGTCGGCGATATCATCTGCCCCTCCCAGGTGCGGGGAATAGACCACATCCGTGATCCACGACTCAACAAG ggCTTGGCCTTCACCCTGGAGGAGCGCCAGACTCTCGGCATCCATGGACTGCAGCCGGCGAGGTTCAAGAcccaggaggagcagctgcagctctGCAAGATCGCGGTGAACAGGTACACGGAACCTTTGAACAAGTACCTCTATCTGAGCGATCTGTACGATCGTAACGAGCGGCTCTTCTTCCGCTTCCTCTCGGAGAACATCGAGGATCTGATGCCCATCGTCTACACGCCCACAGTGGGTTTGGCTTGCCAGCGCTTTGGCCTGATCTACAGGCGTCCCCATGGTCTGTTCATCACCTACAACGATCGCGGACACATCTTCGATGTGATGAAGAACTGGCCGGAGCCGAATGTCCGTGCCATCTGCGTGACGGATGGCGAGCGCATCCTGGGACTGGGAGATTTGGGTGCCTGCGGCATGGGCATTCCCGTGGGCAAGCTGGCCTTGTACACGGCTCTGGCCGGAATCAAACCCCACCAGTGCCTCCCCATCTTGGTGGACGTGGGCACCAACAACATCGATCTGCTGGAGGATCCCCTGTACGTGGGTCTGCGTCAGAAGCGAGTGGTTGGACGGGAGTACGACGACTTCATCGACGAGTTCATGGAGGCGGTGGTGCAGCGTTATGGCCAGAACACCCTCATCCAGTTCGAGGACTTTGGCAACCACAATGCATTTAGGTTCTTGGACAAGTACCGCAACACCTACTGCACCTTCAACGACGACATCCAGGGCACAGCCTCCGTGGCCGTCGCTGGATTGTATGCCTCCAAGCGTATCACCGGCAAGTCCTTCAAGGACTACACCTTCCTGTTCGCCGGTGCCGGTGAGGCGGCCATCGGCATCGCCGATCTCACGGTCAAGGCCATGGTGGAGGATGGCGTGCCCATCGAGGAGGCCTACAACCGAATTTACATGGTGGATATCGACGGTCTGCTAACCAAGAGCCGCAAGGTGGGCAACCTGGATGGCCACAAGATTCACTACGCCAAGGACATCAATCCCATGGCCGATCTCGCCGAGATTGTCTCGACCATCAAGCCCAGT GTGCTTATtggtgcttctgctgctgccggcATTTTCACACCTGAGATCCTGCGCACCATGGCGGATAACAACGAGAGGCCCGTGGTGTTCGCCCTGTCCAATCCCACCAGCAAGGCTGAGTGCACCGCCGAGGATGCCTACAAGCACACAGAT GCTCGCGTCATCTTCTCGTCGGGCTCTCCCTTCCCACCGGTGCAGGTCGGCGACAAGACCTTCTATCCGGGACAGGGCAACAACGCCTACATCTTCCCCGGCGTCGGTTTGGGCGTGATCTGCACGGGCACCCATCACATACCCGACGAAATGTTCCTCATCGCCGCCCAGGAGCTGGCCAACTTCGTGGAGCCCAGCGACATTGAGCGCGGATCGCTGTATCCTCCGCTTTCCAGCATCCGCGAGGTGTCGATGAACATTGCCGTTGGCGTGACCAAGTGTGCCTACGATAGAG gCCTGGCATCCACCTATCCTGAGCCGCAGGACAAGCGCAAGTGGCTGGAGAACCAGCTGTACAACTTCAACTACGAGAGCTCCATGCCGGCTTCTTGGGTCTGGCCGAGGATGCCCTACATTAAGACTC GCGAAGAAAGCCCGCTCATTGCCGCCATcaaataa